From a region of the Pseudanabaena sp. ABRG5-3 genome:
- a CDS encoding GAF domain-containing protein gives MITSTLTLSELKLAIIREPLVVPADATVMSAIALMSSGRSQCDAENYSDKHQQQFQQEARSSCVLVLEDEKVIGVMTERDVVRLSAQQQNLNHLLVSEVMAQPVITLRESDLTDLFLAINLLQQYHIRHLPLLDDHGLLVGMVTHESLRQISRPIDLMRLRLVSEVMTPDVMCAAPDFSMLAIAQIMAEQKISSVMIVETSRTDASLQIPVGIVTERDIVQFQALGLNLETCIANTVMSTPIFAVTPEDTLLTVQQIMEQRLIRRLAVTGEFGELLGIVTQTSLLQALNPTEIYNLAKNLEAKVEQLEAERVKLLENRNIELEHKVRERTASLSEAEKALQKLNQSLELTVQERTQELWQVNKLQRAILDSTDYAIITTDLNGIILTFNAGAETMLGYSMEEVVGKITPEIFFDHQELINRTSDISTEGKENTWGFSSFLSMVNQGLLSGEWTHIRKDGSRFFVELSVTPLKDDDGKTIGFLGVRKDISDRKMTEAQLQNLNDQLTISYDKLAESIVNLQRSNALLTAEQEASFDGVLVIDEHRKVVTYNQKLLRLWNTSLELIAKGDDQELVSSILNQLTHPTEFLQKVEYLYSHPTEISRDEISLLDGRFFDRYSAPIYWSNSSYGRVWFFRDISDRKQAEQTILQQANREALLRGITQRIRQSLDLPIIFDTACQEIRQLLQCDRVGIFKFYPESNFDDGEFVAETVGDGFSSAMAVHIHDHCFGENYAAAYAQGRMQVVNDIDNAGLADCHRDVLAQFQVRANLVIPLLCDNNLWGLLCIHQCAHTRQWQEHEIDLIQQIANQLTIAIQQANLYAQLHAELLIRQQTEAKISIQLQRQQILEEITQKIRESLDIKEILATATRKIQDVLYCDRVIVFQLFKDGRSQIVEESVHSDFPTLKDMSWDNEVWSQEILDNYWQGIPRIVPDVMNDVWTECLVEYSIAGRIQSKIVAPIIQDTHTDQSHRWVATSGTKKLWGVLVVHACTKQRQWQESEAQLLQQVANQLAIAIQQASLFEQSQQEIAERKLTQQQLTQTNQQLSISNHELARATRLKDEFLANMSHELRTPLNAILGITEGLMEEVFGSINQQQNKMLQTVEKSSNHLLELINDILDLSKIEAGKLTLECTDTNIKQLCQSSIMFVKQQAMQKQIQLEMQISQAIPDLEIDERRIRQVLINLLNNAVKFTPEGGRINLEVTLENVTDRDDMPMPISLQSAQWVRFSVIDTGIGIDSEGLKALFQPFIQIDSALNRQYEGTGLGLALVKRIVELHGGHVSVTSEIGVGSCFMIELPCREGKHQFSKDLENTTPSSANSIEYDDSNSKSPLILLAEDNEANIVTISCYLEAKGYRLIVARDGQQAINLVRSQNPDLVLMDIQMPKVDGLDAIKWIRSNHSTDLPIIAITALAMTGDRERCLEAGANDYLSKPIKLKQLAATIQQFL, from the coding sequence GTGATCACATCGACGCTCACATTATCTGAACTGAAATTAGCAATTATTCGTGAGCCGTTAGTAGTTCCTGCTGATGCAACTGTCATGTCGGCGATCGCCTTAATGAGTAGTGGGCGATCGCAATGTGATGCAGAAAATTATAGCGACAAGCATCAGCAACAATTTCAGCAAGAGGCAAGATCTAGCTGTGTCTTGGTGTTAGAAGATGAAAAGGTGATTGGCGTAATGACCGAGCGCGATGTGGTACGTCTCAGCGCTCAACAGCAAAACCTCAATCATCTTCTAGTAAGCGAGGTAATGGCGCAGCCTGTGATTACTTTGCGCGAGTCTGACCTAACGGATTTGTTTTTAGCGATTAATTTACTCCAGCAATACCACATTCGCCATTTGCCACTCCTCGATGATCATGGTCTGCTTGTGGGAATGGTAACTCACGAAAGTTTACGGCAAATTTCTCGACCCATCGATCTCATGCGGTTGCGATTGGTATCGGAGGTGATGACTCCTGATGTCATGTGTGCTGCGCCTGATTTTTCGATGTTAGCGATCGCGCAAATCATGGCAGAGCAGAAAATTAGCTCAGTCATGATTGTTGAGACAAGCAGGACTGATGCCTCCCTACAGATTCCCGTGGGCATAGTGACCGAGCGCGATATTGTGCAGTTTCAAGCTCTAGGTCTAAATCTTGAAACCTGTATTGCGAATACAGTAATGAGTACGCCGATTTTTGCGGTTACGCCAGAGGATACTCTCTTGACGGTACAGCAAATTATGGAACAACGATTAATTCGACGCTTGGCGGTGACAGGTGAATTTGGCGAACTATTAGGAATTGTCACTCAAACCAGTTTGCTCCAAGCTCTCAATCCGACTGAAATATATAATTTAGCCAAGAATTTAGAAGCAAAGGTAGAACAACTAGAGGCAGAAAGAGTAAAGCTGCTAGAAAACCGCAATATTGAGCTAGAACATAAAGTTCGTGAAAGAACGGCCTCATTGTCGGAAGCAGAGAAAGCATTGCAAAAGCTCAATCAATCACTAGAGTTGACAGTTCAAGAGAGAACTCAAGAGTTATGGCAAGTCAATAAACTGCAACGAGCAATCCTCGATAGTACAGATTACGCAATTATCACTACTGACTTGAATGGCATTATTCTGACCTTTAATGCAGGGGCAGAAACAATGTTGGGTTATAGCATGGAAGAAGTGGTCGGTAAAATTACGCCCGAAATCTTCTTCGATCATCAAGAACTTATCAATAGGACTTCTGATATTTCAACCGAAGGAAAAGAAAATACTTGGGGGTTTAGCTCATTCTTATCTATGGTGAACCAAGGTCTTCTTAGTGGTGAATGGACGCATATTCGCAAAGATGGCTCTCGCTTTTTTGTGGAGTTATCAGTAACACCCCTTAAGGACGATGATGGGAAAACGATTGGCTTTTTAGGTGTCAGGAAAGATATTAGCGATCGCAAAATGACTGAAGCACAACTACAAAACTTGAATGATCAGCTGACAATTTCTTATGACAAGCTTGCTGAATCAATTGTAAACTTACAGAGGAGTAATGCCTTATTAACTGCTGAGCAAGAAGCATCCTTTGATGGAGTTTTAGTGATTGATGAACACCGTAAGGTAGTCACTTACAATCAGAAATTGTTGAGGCTTTGGAATACTTCTCTTGAGCTAATCGCTAAGGGAGATGATCAAGAACTTGTCAGCTCAATCTTAAATCAACTAACCCATCCAACTGAGTTTTTACAGAAGGTGGAATATCTATATTCTCATCCAACAGAAATCAGTCGTGATGAGATCAGCCTCCTTGACGGACGCTTTTTTGATCGATATTCTGCGCCTATTTATTGGTCAAATAGTAGTTACGGTCGGGTTTGGTTTTTTCGAGACATTAGCGATCGCAAACAAGCTGAGCAAACTATTCTCCAACAGGCAAATCGAGAAGCTTTATTACGCGGAATTACTCAACGTATCCGCCAATCCCTCGATCTTCCCATAATTTTTGATACCGCTTGTCAAGAAATTCGGCAATTGCTGCAATGCGATCGCGTCGGCATTTTCAAGTTCTATCCCGAATCCAATTTTGATGATGGTGAATTTGTTGCTGAAACTGTTGGCGATGGATTTAGCTCAGCGATGGCAGTTCATATTCATGACCATTGCTTTGGCGAAAACTATGCCGCCGCCTATGCCCAAGGTCGGATGCAGGTCGTGAATGATATTGATAATGCTGGACTAGCTGACTGTCATCGTGATGTCTTGGCACAGTTTCAGGTACGGGCAAATCTAGTCATTCCATTACTCTGTGACAACAACCTGTGGGGATTACTGTGCATCCATCAATGCGCTCATACTCGCCAATGGCAAGAACATGAGATTGATTTAATTCAACAAATTGCGAACCAATTAACGATCGCCATTCAGCAAGCTAATCTCTACGCGCAGCTCCATGCAGAGCTATTAATCCGTCAGCAAACCGAAGCGAAAATATCGATACAATTGCAACGGCAACAAATTTTAGAGGAAATTACCCAGAAAATTCGCGAGTCATTAGATATTAAAGAAATCCTTGCGACAGCAACTCGAAAAATCCAAGATGTGCTGTATTGCGATCGCGTGATTGTCTTCCAGTTATTTAAGGATGGTCGCAGCCAAATTGTCGAAGAATCTGTTCATAGTGATTTCCCTACACTCAAAGACATGAGTTGGGATAACGAAGTTTGGTCACAGGAAATTCTCGATAACTATTGGCAAGGCATTCCTCGCATCGTCCCTGATGTTATGAATGATGTCTGGACAGAATGCTTAGTCGAATATTCCATTGCAGGTCGGATTCAGTCCAAAATTGTTGCACCAATTATCCAAGATACGCATACCGACCAATCCCATCGCTGGGTTGCAACCTCAGGCACTAAAAAACTATGGGGTGTTTTGGTTGTCCATGCCTGTACCAAACAACGACAATGGCAAGAGTCCGAAGCCCAACTCCTGCAACAAGTGGCAAATCAACTAGCGATCGCCATTCAGCAAGCTAGTCTATTCGAGCAATCTCAACAAGAAATTGCGGAACGTAAACTCACCCAACAACAATTGACGCAAACCAATCAACAGCTATCAATCTCTAATCACGAACTTGCCCGTGCGACCCGACTCAAAGATGAATTTCTCGCTAATATGAGCCATGAACTTCGCACTCCCCTCAATGCGATCTTAGGTATTACGGAAGGGCTAATGGAAGAAGTTTTTGGCTCGATCAATCAACAACAAAACAAAATGTTGCAAACAGTCGAAAAAAGCAGCAATCACCTATTGGAGCTAATCAACGATATCCTCGATCTATCCAAAATCGAAGCAGGCAAACTGACCTTGGAATGCACAGATACCAATATCAAGCAGCTCTGTCAGTCCAGCATTATGTTTGTTAAGCAACAGGCAATGCAAAAGCAGATCCAACTGGAAATGCAGATATCTCAAGCTATACCCGATCTAGAGATCGATGAGCGTCGTATTCGCCAAGTCCTCATCAACCTGCTCAATAATGCTGTGAAATTTACACCAGAGGGAGGACGCATTAACCTCGAAGTGACCTTAGAAAATGTGACAGATCGAGATGACATGCCAATGCCTATATCTTTACAATCTGCACAATGGGTAAGATTTTCCGTAATCGATACAGGTATTGGCATTGATTCTGAAGGATTAAAAGCATTATTCCAACCCTTTATCCAAATCGATAGCGCTCTCAATCGTCAATATGAAGGTACTGGATTAGGTTTAGCATTAGTCAAACGTATTGTCGAACTACATGGTGGTCATGTGAGTGTTACTAGTGAGATAGGTGTTGGTAGTTGCTTTATGATCGAGCTTCCCTGCCGTGAAGGAAAGCATCAATTCTCTAAAGATTTAGAAAATACCACCCCATCCTCTGCAAACTCCATTGAATATGATGACAGTAATAGTAAATCACCGCTCATTCTATTAGCCGAAGATAACGAAGCCAATATTGTTACTATTTCCTGCTATCTAGAGGCAAAGGGATATCGGTTGATTGTCGCTAGAGATGGACAACAAGCGATTAATTTAGTGCGATCGCAAAATCCTGACTTGGTACTCATGGATATCCAGATGCCCAAGGTAGATGGATTAGACGCAATCAAATGGATTCGCAGCAACCATTCTACTGATTTACCGATCATTGCGATTACGGCTCTCGCGATGACAGGCGATCGCGAGAGATGTTTAGAAGCAGGTGCTAATGATTATCTGAGTAAGCCAATTAAACTCAAGCAACTCGCCGCCACCATTCAACAATTTTTATAA
- a CDS encoding pyridoxal phosphate-dependent aminotransferase, giving the protein MQLAKRLRNIQPSLTLAIDAKAKAMKASGIDVCSFSAGEPDFDTPDHIKAAAKLALDQGKTRYTAASGIPELKQAIAAKLLRENHLTYKPEQIIVTNGGKHSLYNLMMAILDEGDEVIIPVPFWVSYPEMAKLAEATPIFVVTSEENGYKITPEQLEAAITPKTKLFVLNSPSNPTGMVYSPAEIKALADVLERHPQVYIVSDEIYEKILYDGATHLSIATISQTMYDRTIISNGFAKGYSMTGWRIGYLAASQEIIKAATTIQGHSTSNVCTFAQYGAVTALNSSQDCVETMRKAFEERRDVMYDLLTSISGITCPKPDGAFYLFPSIKAFGLPSLEFCDKLLEGFQVAVIPGIAFGLDNCIRLSYATDLGTIREGCDRIRQFIEKNF; this is encoded by the coding sequence ATGCAACTGGCAAAACGACTTCGTAATATTCAGCCTTCCTTAACTTTAGCGATCGACGCAAAAGCTAAGGCAATGAAGGCTAGTGGAATTGATGTTTGTAGCTTTAGTGCTGGCGAACCCGACTTTGATACTCCCGATCACATCAAGGCTGCTGCTAAATTAGCCCTCGATCAAGGCAAAACTCGCTATACGGCTGCCTCAGGTATACCCGAACTTAAACAAGCGATCGCCGCCAAACTCCTGCGCGAAAATCACCTAACTTACAAGCCCGAACAAATCATTGTCACCAATGGTGGTAAGCACTCGCTCTATAATCTGATGATGGCGATCTTGGATGAAGGCGACGAAGTCATTATTCCTGTGCCTTTCTGGGTGAGCTATCCCGAAATGGCAAAACTTGCTGAGGCGACACCCATATTTGTCGTTACTTCTGAAGAAAATGGCTACAAAATTACCCCTGAGCAATTAGAAGCGGCGATCACTCCTAAGACCAAGCTATTTGTTCTCAATTCTCCCTCTAATCCCACGGGCATGGTCTACTCACCTGCGGAAATTAAAGCTCTAGCAGATGTCCTAGAACGACATCCTCAGGTTTATATCGTCTCCGATGAGATTTACGAAAAGATTCTCTACGATGGTGCAACCCATCTCAGCATCGCCACTATTAGCCAGACTATGTACGATCGCACGATCATTAGTAATGGCTTTGCTAAGGGCTACTCGATGACGGGTTGGCGGATTGGCTATCTTGCAGCCTCACAGGAAATCATCAAGGCAGCTACCACCATTCAAGGTCATAGCACCTCGAATGTCTGTACCTTTGCTCAGTATGGTGCGGTCACTGCCCTCAATAGCTCTCAAGACTGCGTTGAAACAATGCGAAAAGCCTTTGAGGAACGTCGTGATGTCATGTATGACCTGTTGACTTCCATTTCAGGCATTACCTGCCCGAAACCCGATGGAGCCTTCTATCTATTTCCTAGTATCAAAGCCTTTGGACTACCTTCTTTAGAATTTTGCGATAAACTCCTAGAAGGATTTCAGGTTGCAGTGATTCCAGGGATTGCCTTTGGTCTGGATAATTGTATTCGTCTTTCCTACGCAACTGATTTAGGCACAATTCGCGAGGGCTGCGATCGTATTCGTCAATTTATCGAAAAAAATTTTTAG
- a CDS encoding DNA recombination-mediator protein A — MTQSINLPKLDDFLQELATIQQQGSKRIAFLGSRHVPLTHQLLIELLSYALALSGNSIITSGATGTNFAAIRGALRADPNLLTVILPQSLDRQPYESREQLENVIHLIEHSENDTLSLAEASSRCNQEIISKCQQLICFAFHGSETLLQTCHDAEEQRKVVTLFYFD, encoded by the coding sequence TTGACTCAGTCAATTAATCTACCCAAGCTAGACGACTTTTTGCAGGAGCTTGCGACGATCCAGCAGCAAGGCTCGAAGCGGATCGCGTTTTTAGGTTCCCGCCATGTGCCATTGACTCACCAACTGCTGATCGAACTGCTCAGCTATGCCTTGGCGCTATCTGGAAACAGTATTATTACCTCTGGGGCAACAGGTACAAATTTTGCTGCCATTCGGGGGGCTTTGCGTGCCGACCCCAATCTATTGACTGTGATTTTGCCTCAAAGTCTCGATAGACAGCCCTATGAGTCTCGTGAGCAGTTAGAAAATGTCATTCATTTAATTGAACATAGCGAGAATGACACATTGTCTCTGGCAGAAGCAAGTAGCCGATGTAACCAAGAAATTATTTCTAAATGTCAGCAACTAATTTGCTTTGCTTTTCATGGCAGTGAGACCTTACTACAGACCTGTCATGATGCCGAAGAACAGCGCAAGGTAGTCACCTTATTTTATTTTGATTAA
- a CDS encoding pyridoxamine 5'-phosphate oxidase family protein: MAKFYDRLTTELQTFIESQHIFFVATAPKEGRVNLSPKGMDALRIINESEIAYLDLTGSGNETAAHLLENGRITIMLCSFTEKPLILRLYGQGVSLRAKDEQWQEYLSLFPAIAGTRQIVRVNVESVQTSCGFAVPFYEFLGDRPTLKEWAETKGEEGVHEYRQNKNRQSIDGLPTGI, translated from the coding sequence ATGGCTAAATTTTATGACCGCCTGACAACTGAGCTACAAACATTCATCGAATCCCAACATATTTTCTTTGTAGCAACGGCTCCTAAGGAGGGGCGTGTCAATCTTTCCCCAAAGGGGATGGATGCGCTGCGAATTATTAATGAATCAGAAATTGCCTATCTCGACCTCACAGGCAGTGGTAATGAAACCGCCGCCCATCTGCTGGAAAATGGCAGAATTACGATCATGCTCTGTAGCTTTACCGAAAAGCCCCTAATTCTGCGGCTCTATGGTCAAGGTGTATCCCTCCGTGCCAAAGATGAGCAATGGCAAGAATATCTATCCCTATTTCCCGCGATCGCAGGTACAAGACAAATCGTGCGCGTCAACGTCGAATCAGTGCAAACCTCCTGTGGGTTTGCGGTTCCCTTTTATGAATTTCTAGGTGATCGCCCCACCCTCAAGGAATGGGCAGAAACAAAAGGTGAAGAGGGTGTTCACGAATATCGTCAGAACAAGAATCGCCAGAGCATCGATGGTTTACCAACTGGGATTTAA
- a CDS encoding SGNH/GDSL hydrolase family protein: protein MNKIYFTITIIVILICGYLGLNLGLLDDRTLRNSINEALGSDPYELKTYPVNPDLSKRNLNKPLVVFFGDSRTVDWPEIPNIPFEFINRGINGQTTDQVLGRLSAHVASLSPQIVVVQVGVNDLADLAILPNAPRNIINNCKQNIQKIVDKLAKEIKATVILTTIFPTGESQSFQWSEEADRAIIEVNQFIKSLKSDHVIILDSATLLADERGKVRQIYSRDLLHLNKRGYTMLNEELLKILTNYRNSTSQRLDS, encoded by the coding sequence ATGAACAAAATTTATTTCACTATAACAATCATTGTGATTTTGATTTGTGGATATTTGGGTCTAAATTTGGGGCTTCTAGATGATCGCACTCTCAGAAATAGCATAAATGAAGCTCTAGGCTCAGATCCCTACGAATTGAAAACCTATCCTGTCAATCCCGATTTATCAAAACGTAATCTCAACAAACCCTTAGTCGTATTTTTTGGGGACTCCCGTACCGTGGATTGGCCAGAGATCCCCAATATCCCCTTTGAATTTATCAATCGCGGCATTAATGGACAAACTACTGACCAAGTATTAGGAAGGCTCTCTGCTCATGTTGCATCATTATCACCCCAAATCGTCGTAGTCCAAGTTGGCGTAAATGATCTAGCAGATTTGGCGATATTGCCCAATGCACCACGTAATATCATCAATAACTGCAAACAAAATATTCAAAAAATTGTTGATAAATTAGCCAAAGAAATAAAGGCAACTGTCATTCTTACTACGATTTTCCCGACGGGTGAGTCGCAATCCTTCCAATGGTCGGAAGAAGCTGATCGCGCAATTATTGAGGTTAATCAATTTATCAAATCACTCAAAAGCGATCACGTTATTATTTTAGACTCGGCGACTCTGTTGGCAGATGAGCGTGGCAAAGTTCGCCAAATTTATAGCCGTGATCTTCTGCATCTCAATAAACGAGGTTATACAATGCTTAATGAGGAGTTATTGAAAATACTTACGAATTACAGAAATAGTACTTCACAAAGATTGGATAGTTAA
- a CDS encoding NAD(P)-dependent oxidoreductase translates to MTQKIAFLGLGLMGGAMAANLVKRGYSVIGWNRTQGRPTIAPFTNAGGTLAQTLQEAVSDADVIFSCLGDVPDVTEVLIGEYGAMSFAKANTLFIDTSTIGSDAAKVIANALMHDGLRFLDAPVSGGDVGARNGTLTFMVGGNPEDLQECRPLFEAMGSNIKHCGAIGSGQAVKLCNQTLVSVYMLALCETMQMAKTMGIDPQLVVDVCGSGAAGSWALNNLGMKVATGDYQPGFAIKHMLKDLRLVQEISQGIGQDSDPKDFATNLPAIALAIEKFQKVSQLDDGQGAEQGTQAMVRAY, encoded by the coding sequence ATGACTCAAAAGATTGCATTTCTTGGTTTGGGATTAATGGGTGGGGCAATGGCTGCCAATCTAGTAAAACGGGGTTATTCAGTCATCGGATGGAATCGTACCCAAGGTCGCCCCACAATCGCCCCATTTACAAATGCAGGTGGTACATTAGCCCAGACTTTACAAGAAGCAGTCAGCGATGCCGATGTCATATTTTCCTGTCTCGGTGATGTACCTGATGTTACTGAGGTACTAATTGGCGAATATGGGGCAATGAGTTTTGCCAAAGCCAATACCCTATTTATCGATACCAGTACCATCGGTAGTGATGCTGCCAAAGTAATTGCCAATGCTTTAATGCATGATGGTTTGCGATTTTTAGATGCACCAGTCTCGGGTGGAGATGTAGGCGCACGCAATGGCACATTAACCTTTATGGTCGGGGGCAATCCTGAGGATTTACAGGAATGTAGACCACTCTTTGAGGCGATGGGCAGCAATATTAAACATTGTGGAGCGATCGGCAGCGGTCAAGCTGTAAAACTCTGCAATCAAACCCTTGTATCTGTGTATATGCTTGCCCTTTGCGAAACGATGCAGATGGCGAAAACAATGGGTATCGATCCACAATTGGTCGTCGATGTCTGTGGTAGTGGCGCGGCTGGATCATGGGCGTTGAATAATCTCGGTATGAAAGTTGCCACAGGCGATTATCAACCAGGGTTTGCAATTAAACATATGCTCAAAGACTTGCGCCTCGTCCAAGAAATCAGTCAGGGAATTGGTCAAGATTCAGATCCCAAGGATTTTGCCACCAATTTACCTGCGATCGCCTTAGCTATAGAAAAATTCCAAAAAGTAAGCCAACTCGATGATGGTCAAGGCGCAGAGCAAGGCACACAAGCGATGGTTCGTGCTTATTAA
- a CDS encoding hybrid sensor histidine kinase/response regulator, with translation MPPIKVLVVEDEVITGRVISEELTLLGYAVTDLATSDEETLASISENIPDMVLMDIILKGSIRDGIEIATILRQEYHLPVIYITAHTDDATLERARRSEPYGYLVKPFDEKDLRVAIETASYKHSMERQLALREAQLSTILKSTHDAVIATDRIAEVTYMNTSAENLTGWQVNEALGKDVTEILHLVDEYSGEEIANPVPQVLRSGQVTYLNDSTAIIDRYGIQKPVCDSASPIYLTSGEIDGAVMVLWDMSDRKRAEAALRESELRFRNAFENAAIGMALNMIDGKFFKVNQALCEIFGYSESELLSLTYQEITHADDRQSDLDAINSLLTGEISSFKLEKRFWHKDGYIVWILLSVSLVRDIRQQPMYLIAQMQNISDRKQAEIALYQLNKELEDRVSQRTEALKQTEVNLIAANAQLEKTNAELAHATRLKDEFLANMSHEFRTPLNAILGMTEGMQAKVFGEVNDSQIRALQTIESSGTHLLELINDILDIAKIESGRIELEYSPISVEALCQSSLIFITQQALKKNILIETKLQSNLPNLIADERRIRQVLINLLNNAVKFTSERGHITIEVKILPPELVTTASTQQHFLQISVIDTGIGIAPENIQKLFQPFIQIDSALNRQYQGTGLGLALVKHIVELHSGRVGLTSELGVGSCFSIDLPCTPNVLLPPITDNTNIKPRLPDQIINTSRLIFLIDDNEAYINTVSNYLEAKNYRIFLARNAQETIALAKIYQPDLMLMDIQMPVTNGLEVLKQIRCELSLAKVPVIVLTGLGMAGDRERYLEAGATAYLIKPIKLNQLTATIQELLQ, from the coding sequence ATGCCACCAATCAAAGTTTTAGTTGTTGAAGATGAGGTGATTACTGGAAGAGTTATTTCAGAAGAGTTAACCCTGCTTGGCTATGCTGTCACCGATCTAGCGACCTCTGATGAAGAGACACTTGCTAGCATATCCGAAAATATACCTGACATGGTGTTAATGGATATCATTTTGAAAGGCTCGATAAGAGATGGCATTGAAATCGCTACGATTCTGCGTCAGGAATATCACCTTCCCGTAATCTATATCACTGCCCATACCGATGATGCCACCCTAGAGCGAGCAAGAAGATCTGAACCCTATGGCTATCTTGTTAAGCCCTTTGATGAGAAAGACTTACGGGTAGCGATCGAAACTGCTTCATACAAGCACAGCATGGAAAGGCAACTTGCTTTACGCGAAGCACAACTCTCTACGATTCTCAAGTCAACCCATGATGCTGTGATCGCGACAGATCGGATTGCTGAAGTTACCTACATGAATACCTCTGCGGAAAATCTGACAGGATGGCAGGTTAATGAGGCGCTAGGGAAAGACGTAACCGAGATTTTGCATCTGGTCGATGAATATAGCGGTGAAGAAATTGCTAATCCTGTTCCCCAAGTCCTGAGATCTGGACAAGTAACCTATCTCAATGATTCTACGGCAATCATCGATCGCTACGGGATTCAAAAACCAGTCTGCGACAGTGCATCCCCCATCTATTTAACGTCAGGAGAAATCGATGGCGCTGTGATGGTGCTTTGGGATATGAGCGATCGCAAAAGAGCCGAAGCGGCCCTACGCGAATCGGAATTGCGCTTCCGTAATGCCTTTGAGAATGCGGCGATCGGTATGGCGTTAAATATGATCGATGGCAAATTCTTCAAGGTTAATCAAGCTCTATGTGAGATATTTGGCTATTCCGAATCAGAGTTATTATCTCTAACTTACCAAGAAATCACCCATGCAGATGACAGGCAATCAGACCTAGATGCCATCAACAGCCTATTAACAGGAGAGATCAGTTCTTTTAAACTAGAGAAGCGATTTTGGCATAAAGATGGATATATCGTCTGGATCTTGTTGAGTGTTTCCCTAGTCCGTGATATTAGACAACAGCCCATGTATCTGATCGCCCAAATGCAGAATATTAGCGATCGCAAGCAAGCTGAAATAGCTCTCTATCAACTTAACAAAGAACTTGAAGACCGAGTTTCCCAACGCACAGAAGCTTTAAAACAGACTGAAGTTAACCTCATCGCCGCCAATGCCCAACTCGAAAAAACCAATGCCGAACTTGCCCATGCAACCCGACTTAAAGATGAATTTCTTGCCAACATGAGCCACGAGTTCCGCACACCGCTCAATGCGATCTTAGGAATGACTGAGGGGATGCAAGCCAAGGTGTTTGGGGAAGTAAATGATTCACAAATTAGAGCTTTGCAAACGATTGAGAGCAGTGGTACTCACCTACTAGAATTGATTAATGACATTCTTGATATTGCCAAAATCGAATCGGGGCGGATCGAACTCGAATACTCTCCTATTTCTGTAGAAGCTCTCTGTCAATCTAGTCTTATTTTTATCACCCAGCAAGCCCTGAAAAAAAATATCCTGATAGAGACGAAACTGCAATCCAACTTGCCCAACCTCATCGCAGACGAGAGGCGCATCCGTCAAGTATTAATCAATCTACTCAACAATGCGGTGAAATTCACATCAGAGAGAGGACACATCACCATAGAAGTTAAAATACTACCTCCCGAATTAGTCACTACTGCTTCGACCCAACAACATTTCTTACAAATTTCTGTGATCGACACAGGCATAGGTATTGCACCAGAAAATATACAGAAGCTATTTCAGCCTTTCATCCAAATAGATAGTGCGCTCAACCGTCAATATCAAGGAACTGGATTGGGTTTGGCGCTAGTAAAACATATTGTCGAACTTCATTCTGGTAGGGTCGGACTAACCAGTGAACTGGGAGTGGGAAGTTGCTTCTCCATCGATTTACCCTGTACTCCTAATGTTCTTTTGCCACCAATAACAGACAACACAAATATTAAGCCTAGATTACCAGATCAAATTATTAATACATCTCGATTGATCTTTCTCATAGATGATAATGAAGCCTATATCAATACAGTTTCTAACTACTTAGAAGCCAAAAATTATCGCATCTTCTTAGCAAGGAATGCTCAGGAGACGATCGCACTTGCCAAAATCTATCAACCAGATCTGATGTTGATGGATATCCAAATGCCAGTCACGAATGGACTAGAAGTACTTAAACAAATTCGATGCGAACTTAGCTTAGCTAAGGTACCAGTTATTGTCCTAACGGGCTTAGGCATGGCAGGCGATCGCGAGAGATATCTCGAAGCAGGCGCGACGGCATATCTAATCAAACCGATTAAACTCAATCAACTTACCGCAACAATTCAAGAACTTTTACAGTGA